ACCAAGTCTGGTTTGATTGCTTGTGTTGTGTCCCAATACCTTTGCCCTCATTGTATCTTTTCTCTGAATGGACAGATTTTGGCAACACATGAAATCATTTTCACCCTCTTTGTCATCTACCACAGATTGCCATGGGCATCCCCCTTTACAGAATCAAAGACATTCGTTTACTGTACGGAGAAACTGCTTGGGGTGACAACATGATTAACTTTGAGACGCGAGACTGCGCGCCAAGTCCAAGAGGGCATGTCATCGCAGCCCGAATCACGAGTGAGAACCCCGACGAGGTAAAGCTCAGTCTCACCAATGCTATTAATCTTCCGTTCTTTTCCTCAAAATGGAATTCCTGTCGTGTTGTTTACAGGGCTTCAAACCCAGCTCAGGCACTGTGCAGGAGCTGAACTTCCGCAGCAGTAAAAATGTTTGGGGTTACTTTAGTGTCGGAGCAACCGGGGGTCTGCATGAATTTGCAGACTCGCAGTTTGGACACTGTTTCTCCTGGGGGGAGAACCGAGAAGAGGCCATTTCgtgagtctttttttgttgttgttgttgactcaCCCGTAAATCAGTCCCCGTCTTGTCTGGTGTCAGCCTTTGGTTGTTATCTGCTTCAGGAACATGGTGGTGGCTATGAAGGAGCTGTCGATCAGAGGTGATTTCAGGACAACCGTTGAATACCTCATTAAGTTACTTGAAACCGAGAGCTTCCGAAACAATGACATAGACACGAGCTGGCTGGATCACCTCATTGCGGAGAAAGTGCAGGTATGAGTCATTTGGTAGCTGTCTCGACATGTTGGTCTGGTGAATTTCACGACAAAAGGCCACGTGACTTttctgcaggcagagagaccaGACACCATGTTGGGGGTCGTCTGCGGGGCTTTGCATGTCGCCGATGCAAGCTTCAGAAAGAGCATGTCTGACTTTCTTCACTCACTAGAAAGGTCAGTCCAAAACTCTCAACATCTGGACACgaataataagaaaaagaatCATAAATATGTGCCCAAACTCTTTTATCCCGACAGAGGCCAGGTTCTGCCTGCAGCCAGCCTCCTCAACTCTGTCAGTGTAGATCTCATATACGAAGGAGTCAAATTCTGCTTAAAGGTATCTTTCATTCCCACTGCATCCTGATTATACTGTTTTCATTCTCAAGCACGTATCTTCTGTTGTTGACATAAGGTCGCTCGCCAGTCCCCAACAACATATGTCATCATAATGAATGGCTCCAACATTGAAATAGATGTTCACCGGCTCAGTGACGGTGGCCTGCTGCTCTCCTATGATGGCAGCAGCCATACCACCTACATGAAAGAGGAGCTGGACAGGTAAGCCTTATTTCACTTTAAAGATTCTGCCTGAATTCATACAAACAAACCAAAGTGTGTGCTTCTTTAATTCTGCAGATACCGCATTACCGTCGGCAACAAGACTTGTGTGTTTGATAAAGAAAATGATCCCTCTGTGCTGAGATCACCTTCTGCTGGTAAACTACTGCAGTACGTTGTTGCCGACGGAGATCATATTTGCTCAGGCGAGACCTATGCAGAGATCGAGGTGAATTTGAGGAGATGTGCATTTTTACTGATCGCACTCAAACTAATACTGTACATTAGTGCATTTTATATGACCGGCTGTTTGCGGTGTGGACTCAGGTGATGAAGATGGTGATGACTCTAACTGTACAGCAAACCGGACATGTACATTTTGTCAAGAGGCCCGGCGCAGTTTTGGAATCCGGCTGTGTGATTGCGCATATGAACTTGGATGACCCTGGTTGTATACACCGGGTAAGTTAACTCAAATGACTCTTCCTGCAGAACCCATTCTCTTgttaagatgaaaaaaaaatttgattctGTATTTTGGTGAATGTAAATCTAACCACCCTTTTCTGTCATAATGTAGGTGGAGCTCAATACAGCCACCCTACCGCCACAGCACCCATTGCCCATTGTCGGGGAAAAACTCCACCAGGTGTTCCACAGCGTCCTTGAAAACCTGGTTAAAGTAATGGATGGCTATTGCCTCGAAGAGCCCTACTTTAGCACCAAGGTACATCTCGGCAATTTTACCTGCTGCAGAATTTCTATCAACATCAATCGATCATATCGACTTTAAAAAAAcgtgtgttgattttttttttccgtctctcCAGTTGAAACAGTGGGTAGCGACCCTCATGAAGACTCTGAGGGACCCGTCCCTGCCGCTGCTGGAACTGCAGGAGATCATGACTAGCGTGGCCGGCCGAATCCCACTTGGCGTCGAGAAAGATATCCGAAAAGTCATGGCCCAATATGCCAGCAACATCACCTCTGTCCTGTGCCAGTTCCCAAGCCAAAGGGTGCAAGACCTAAACTATTTTCTAGAAAAGCAATGCTCAGCATAAATGGGTACAGGctcgcattttaaaaaaaaaacaaatttgttttcattttaattgaatgtAAGGTAAATAAAATCAGAGTGCGGTCAGGTTTGACTAAATCAACGTTGATCATGCTTGGTTCTTATTCCTGaaaagtcagccgggataggccCCAACTTACCTGTGGACCAAATGACGACGAGcactattgaaaatggatggattgtctAATCATTCTTTCTTCATATTCTTTCTCATTAAATTATTATGCGTTTTTCCCATCAGAAATTAAGGAAAAAATTGGCCATCTTTTATAGACATTTAATTAggtcttttgaatttttttaagtATTGTAAACGCTGCTCTAGTTCAGTAAAAATAACTTATTCGAAATATGTTGAATTGTACTTATTAATGCTGAGCCCCATCAATTTATAAACGAATTGTCTAAAAGCGGTGCTTAACAACATTTCTTTTTAACCCAGATTGCAAATATTCTCGACAGCCATGCAGCCACTCTACAGAGGAAGGCGGATCGGGAAGTGTTCTTCATTAACACTCAGAGTATTGTTCAGCTGGTTCAGAGGTTTGTTTGGATTCCTTATCatcagtaaaaaaattaaatcaataaaatcagTAATTGCGATTGCACTGAttcatgatattaaaaaaaaattcgttTTACAGGTACCGCAGTGGAATTCGCGGTTACATGAAGTCTGTGGTTCTGGATCTGCTGAAGCGATACCTTCAAGTAGAGATGCAGTTTCAACAAGGTGACCACAATGCTTGAGCAACGTTACctgctttcaaaatgttttttagtgTAATTGAATTGCGTATGGGATTTGATCCATTTCCACAAACAGCTCATTACGACAAGTGTGTCATCAACTTGAGGGAGCAATATAAGCCCGACATGAGTCCTGTGCTGGAATACATCTTTTCTCACGCCCAGGTCTTCAAGAAAAACATCCTGGTCACAATGCTCATCGTAAGGCCTTCAGTATATTCATCACAAGTGAATAGAAGTCAAGAAaatctttgacttttttttttttttaggatcaaCTCTGTGGAAGGGATCCAACTCTGGCAGACGAGCTTATGGTGATTCTCAATGAACTCACGCAGCTCAGTAAAATGGAGAATTCAAAGGTCGCCTTAAGAGCCAGACAGGTAAGGCTAAGTAGTTCAATACTGTACactattgtttgtatttttcatccgTTTGTTTGATTGACTGGCCTACGCAACTCATTCTGTGTAATACTCTGGCATAGGTGCTGATTGCCTCTCATTTACCATCGTATGAACTGAGGCACAACCAAGTGGAGTCCATCTTCCTCTCTGCCATtgacatgtacggccatcagtTTTGCCCTGAAAATCTAAAGGTAAGTATTGTGATTACTTGTCTGGAGCACTTTTATCACCTCTGATATCAAATCATTTCTGCTTTTTGTTCCATTTCCATCAGAAACTCATCCTCTCTGAGACCTCAATTTTTGATGTGCTGCCCAATTTCTTCTACCACTCCAATCAAGTCGTCTGCATGGCTGCGCTGGAGGTACATGCAAAGTGAAGTTACAGTATGTTATCCTCGtctttattttgtaattcaCTACTAATGGCATGATGCttttccttcccccccccccaggtgtACGTGCGTCGAGCTTACATCGCTTATGAGCTCAACAGTATCCAGCATCACCAGCTGCGGGACGGAACGTGTGCTGTCGATTTCCAGTTTATGCTGCCATCATCGCACCCCAACAGGTAACACTTTGGCCTTTGCTCAAACAGGTGAAACTCCTCTGCTGTTGTATGACGACCTGCAAAGCCAGGCTGTATCCTCCAAATGCTTTTCTGTCATAAAAGGAGCAGATAAGATGGGTTGGGCCTGCCCTCTGAGTCAcctggtgggtgggggggggggggggggggggggtactaagGCAACATCCAGCTAACTTTGAATGACATCAATGTAGATAACATGCTGTCTAATGTTTTGATGCCTAACCTGGTCTTCATCAAATAGTTTAACCCACTGAACTGGAATGTGAAGTATAAATTGGAATGCTTAGAGGCGGAGATCCTCCGCTGCTAATATTCACCTGTCAATCATCTTATTTCAGAGGGAGCAACCCTACTCTGAACAGGTAGAGTAAAGCTCCTCCCAGCCAACTACCACCTGATGGCGTGAATGTCTCACTGCTTAGCATGCCAATTGGATGGATTCCCCATTCATGTGAATCCAGAAACATTTTTCCGCAATCACTACGACTGAATAACAAGCCCTTCCTATAATTCACCTTTTGAGCCAAACTTCTCCGTATGCAATGCTTCTCTCAATTTCTACATCGATACAGAGATTTTTTTAAGAGGTTCAACTGTCATATCCTTTTGTTTGCTCAAGTCCCTCTTAAAAATCTCTTGCCTAAAATGTTGTCGTTGTCCTCAAATTTCGAGCTGCAATTCAGATCTTGATAACAAATCATAATCCTTTCAATTAATGAAACGCTGATGTGAAAATGTATGTAATTCTTATTGCACTTGAGGGTCATCATTCTTGCTTTTATTTAATATCCAAAAATGCAGCTGCAATTATCTGAAATACTTACTGTCTtgtctgctatttttttttgacatggcACACATCTCTGTAGTGATACTTCAGTGGTGCTATGTGCTACCCaccgtctgtcttttttttttttttttttagggttccTGTCCCAGTGAATGCTTCAGGGCAGTTAAAAATGCGGCGGCAGAGCAGTGACCTTTTTCTGGAGGGAGCTCTGTCTCCACCATGTCAACGCATGGGCGCTATGGTAGCCTTCCAGTGTTTTGACGATTTCAAAAGGTCGACCTGTTTATTTTTCCACTCTTATCTCGTTTCACATTTATGAGGGATTAAGGTCATTGACTTGATATTGTTTCTTTTGTAGGAACTTTGATGAAATTCTTTGCAGTTTTGCAGAGCCTCTGTTGGAGAACCAGACCTTTTTAGAATCGTGCTCCAGTTTTTATGAAGAAGACAACTTTAAGGTGAGtctctttgttgtctttttttttttgccccgggGATACATCTTCCTCTTCCCTACAGAACACCGGGGAGAATCCAATCCACATCATTAATGTCTCAATCAAAAGAGCTGACATTGAGGATGATGATGCCTTAGTTATTGCCTTCACGTCTTTCGCCCAGTCAAAGGTCAGCTCATAGACTGTAGTGACTCTGaaagtgtcattttaaatgAGGACCAAATTACTCAAatatcgttgttgttgttttttttccttagagATCATCCCTCTTTGAATATGGCATCAGAAGAATCACATTTTTGGTTGCGCAGAAGGTAATTTCACTtacaaaatgctaaaaaaaacgatttttgcTTGAATTTTATGACAAAGCGTTTGGCTAAATTATGAGATGCTTTTCAAAGAGGCTCATATTGTTTGCCATATTGTGGTTCCCGCAAAGTCAAAGGTTCCTGTAGTCCAATCTTGGCTTTGAACTTTCTGTGTTTCCTCTCATAATCCCCAAACTTGCATGTTAGGTTCCCTGCAgactcttaattgatgcgagtgtgaatggttgcttccTGTTTgtgctgtgactgactggcaaccaggtcATGTCCtgtctcttgcccaaagtcagctccaGCTCATCCTTGACACTTTCCAGGACATACTAGTGCATCGTTCTCTTTCTTTTCAACAGAGGGAGTTCCCCAAGTTCTTCACTTTCAGAGCACGAGATggggtatttttgtttttatttgtttcttaaCTCTTCTAAGTGACTTTGAATATCCAACATCATCGATTGTGCTGCTGTCTGAAGAGGTGGTTAACCCCTCATCCGTTGCTCTGCATAGTTCCAGGAAGATCGGATCTACCGTAATCTGGAGCCAGCTTTAGCGTTTCAGCTGGAACTGAACCGCATGAGGAACTTTGACCTGACTGCCGTTCCCTGTGCCAACCACAAAATGCACCTCTACCTGGGAGCCGCTCGTGTTCAGGAGGGAGCCGAAGTTACCGATTACAGATTCTTCATCCGAGCTATTATTCGCCACTCTGATCTGATTACAAAGGCAAGAGGCtattgacaaaaaaagcccaaaccagttaacgtttttttttccaacaggatTTTCTAATGTAGTATTTGGATTGCGTTGGTGTGCAAAACAGGAAGCGTCTTTTGAGTATCTTCAAAATGAGGGAGAGCGTCTTCTGCTAGAGGCCATGGATGAGTTGGAGGTGGCCTTCAGTAACACAAACGTTCGTACAGACTGCAACCACATCTTCCTCAACTTTGTCCCTACCGTCATTATGGATCCATCAAAAGTGAGTTGTGCTGCGCATCTCTGCAGCTGTAATGCTGGGATAATAGCCTGAGTAGTCAACACATCTTTCAGATTGCTCAGTACAACCTTTATATGTACCCTTGTGAGCATTCTATCTTCAATGTTAACTGCTGCTTTTGTTTGTCAGATTGAGGAGTCTGTCCGTTTCATGGTGATGCGCTACGGAAGTCGACTTTGGAAGCTGCGCGTCCTGCAAGCTGAGCTGAAAATCAACATTCGCCTGACTCCCACTGGGCTCGCCATCCCCATACGTCTTTTTTTGACCAACGAGTCGGGCTATTATTTGGACATCAGTCTGTATAAGGAGGTTACTGACCCAGGTTCCGGACAGGTGAAAACATTTGACTTGAGTAgctatttctttcattttaccGCTCCATGGTGCTATAGACGTTGACTTACTTTTCGCGACGATATCCATTAGGTTGATAAATCTTCattcatttgattgatttgCTGTCTTTCATTTCCCCTCTAGATTATGTTCCAGTCTTATGGAGACAAACAGGGACCTCTGCAAGGCATGTTAATCAACACTCCTTATGTGACCAAAGACTTGCTGCAGGCCAAGCGTTTCCAGGCTCAAACTCTTGGCACAACATACGTCTACGACTTCCCAGAGATGTTTAAGCAGGTCCTGTTACAACACTGAATTTCTCAACTTATATGCGGTCATTCCTTCATCCTGTTTTGAGGAGGTCTCCCTCTCATTAAAATCTTTCTATAGGCTCTATTTAAGCAGTGGGGTACAGAGGACAAATATCCTAAAGATATGCTGATGTGCACTGAGCTGGTTCTGGACCCCCAAGGTCGTCTGGTGCAACTAAACCGCCTGCCTGGAGACAATGACGTAAGATACACGTCAAGTGGAATGCATTGCATCGGTGTGATTATTTCCATTTACTTGTCTTTATCAGGTGGGAATAGTTGCTTTCAAAATGAAGATGAAGACGCCGGAATATCCAGAAGGTCGAGACATCGTTGTCATCTGTAACGACATCACCCAcatgattggctcatttggacCTCAGGAAGATGAGCTGTTCCTCAGGGCCTCCGAGTTGGCGAGAGCTGAGGGAATCCCTCGCATTTACATCGCTGCCAATAGTGGAGCGCGCATTGGTCTCGCTGAGGAGATCAGACACATGTTCCAGGTGGCCTGGATTGACCCCACTGACCCTTACAAGGTGATGGCCTGCCGGCATTGACATTTCTTCTGTGGGTACCTTTTTGAGGAaccggccccccccccaaaaaaaaagccaggagTCAATTCAAAACATGTGGCGTGTGTATGTCTCTTTAGGGTTTTAAGTACCTTTACCTGACACCACAAGACTATACACGCATCAGCGCCACCAATTCTGTGCATTGCCACCATGTGGAAGAAGGAGGGGAGTCAAGGTATAAGAAAACAACTTTTAAAATGTGCAACTCCTAGTCCACCTTGCTCATGCTCATTTTTTACAATTACTGTCTGACCAGGTACATCATCACAGACATTATTGGGAAGGATGAAGGTCTTGGGGTAGAGAACCTGCGAGGTTCAGGCACCATTGCTGGAGAATCGTCTCAGGCCTATGAAGAAATCATTACAATCAGTATGGTAAGTATGGTATGCAAGGCAGGCGTGTCAGAAGAACCAGCCACTGGCATTTTCCCGCACCTATTTTGGATTCATTTGTGCTGTTGCAGGTGACTTGCCGCGCTATAGGAATTGGGGCATATTTGGTACGTTTGGGCCAGAGGGTGATCCAGGTGGAGAACTCTCACATTATACTGACTGGAGCAAGTGCATTGAacaaggtttgtttgtttttttattgtagttTTGGATCCAGctatttttccttttaaaagaaTTGTActtttgtatcttttttttcattgtgagaGGTTCAAGTACGCCCTGGTGTTTGCAGGTTCTGGGCAGAGAGGTCTACACCTCCAACAACCAGCTGGGCGGCATCCAGATCATGCACAACAATGGAGTCACACACACTACTGTGCCAGATGATTTTGAAGGAGTTGTCACCATTCTCCAGTGGCTGTCCTACATGCCGAAGGTTGCGCCGCGCGTTACACAATGCGTCGGTTTCCTTGGTAACCTTTTGTGTCACTAATGAGAGATGGTCTCTGCTTCTGACAGAACAACTCCTCCGCTGTGCCCGTCATACCAACCACAGATCCTGTTGATCGAGAGATTGACTTCACTCCCACAAAAGCACCATATGACCCCCGCTGGATGCTGGTTGGGAGACCCCACCCCAGTGAGCGTCACAATTGGAAACGAAAACAGCCTCTGCTAATTGGTTAATGAGCaagtttctttttgttgtttttattgtatttttttaaataactattCCTAGTGGTGAAAGGTGCCTGGCAGAGTGGATTCTTTGACCATGGCTCCTTCATGGAGATCATGGGCTCCTGGGCTCAAACTGTCGTCGTGGGCAGAGCGCGGTaaatctcttctattattgtaGTTATTAGTTTAAATTACAATAGAATACATGAAAACCGTCCATTGCCGGCTAAAATCAAACAGGTTAGGAGGGATCCCGCTCGGCGTCATTGCTGTGGAAACTCGGACTGTTGAGTTAACTGTACCAGCTGATCCAGCCAACTTGGATTCAGAATCAAAAGTGAGTATCCATGAGACCATGTATTGAACAGGTCCACCTCACCAGATAAAGAGTCAAtaatgctctgttttgattgtaCGAGGTGCACGTTGGTTGGAGTTGAGTTTTTAGTTATGACAATGATTATTAGAGGTGCAATGATAAATTGGCATccaatcaaaaacaaattaagtgAGACGTTTCAGAATTGATTAATTCTTTAGtagaccttttttaaaaaaaaattatttaaaatccTAGGCATTTTAGCCTCTCAGCAGGAAAAATTGTTCCATGTCTGCAGTCCTCCATGAAAACAGACCGAGTATTATTTgcattgaatgaaaacaaagcatttgcAAACTGCtttcactttggaaaacaattctcaattttttgtggattttctgaCATGATTGGAGCTAAAACGGAATCATGATTCATTCATGTTAGTGCATTTTTCTATACTGTCTGTCTGAGATAATGTCCTGCTTTTGAATAAACGTATGCAAATtaaagcattgaaaaaaaatctgattacgGTAATTGAAAAATAGATTGAATCGATTATTTAAAATCTTTCTGTGCATCATGATCATCCTAAAAGGTGATTGAACACAATACTGAATAATTTTCTTTGCTCGTAACTATGTCACTGTCTCAACAAAGAGAAATACTGTTTTGCCAATGATTAATTCAATTTAACATGCAGGATATCCATAAAATGATCTGTGTGTTGAATTTCAGGTCCTGCAACAGGCTGGGCAAGTGTGGTTTCCGGACTCAGCTTTTAAAACGGCTCAGGCGATTTGTGACTTCAACCGTGAACGTCTGCCTCTCATGGTGTTTGCCAATTGGAGGGGCTTCTCTGGTGGAATGAAAGGTGCGGGTTGTACACTGCAGGGGAATTGCAGTCCTCTTATTGAAATTATAGAAATTGAATTATCCGTGATTGAGTATCATTTCCGTTCCTTTCTCGCAGACATGTATGATCAGGTATTAAAGTATGGGGCTTACATCGTGGATGCACTTCGTGGTTTCCATCAGCCTGTGCTGGTGTACATTCCACCACATGCCGAATTGAGAGGAGGGTCCTGGGTCGTCATTGACCCCACCATTAACCCATTGTGTATGGAGCTGTATGCTGACAGAGAGAGCAGGTGCAGGATTCAACAGACTTGCATACCGAATGagtgcttttcaatttttcaatgAGTCTATTTCACATGAAATGTCCTTGTCTCTGTCCAGAGGGGGTGTGCTGGAAGGCGAGGGCACAGTGGAGATCAAATTCAGGAAAAAAGACCTGCTGAAAGCCATGAGAAGATTGGACAATGTCTATGCTGGTCTGGTTGAGAAGCTTGGTGAGtgatcttttttccccctcagagTTAGCAACACGCAAATACGTATTTAGATGAATTGCTGGCATTTATGTGCACACGTGTACCTTGAAGCTTCTCTAGATCTGCCTGAGAAGCAGTGCAGAGAGCTGGAAGCGAAACTCAAAGCAAGAGAAGAATTCCTGTTGCCCATCTACCACCAGGTGGCAGTGCAGTTTGTGGATCTTCACGACACTCCTGGCAGGATGCAGGAGAAAGGTGTCATCACCGTGAGTGCATTTTCGGAAACTTTAGTGACACCTGCACACCAATCTGCAAATGTTTCGGTGAACCTGAGCAAAATATGGATTAACAAGTGTGCTAACACTTTTGGCAATCCCTGTTTTAACCCttcagagacagcggttactacagtggacaacttaccgttttatcaggttacagggtgcatgaaagagttaatgagatccaatacatgaaaaaataatGCTACTCACATAAGGTATCCAAAACATTAAAACACCTCATCATGACCTAGAGGTTCTACAGCAGTAATAAAAATATTGTCTCCCAGCgaataaaaaaaacttcactCTCTCATTCAGCTTTTTTATTGGATCGCAGTCGATTGTACCTGATTAAGTGGTTGGATATTTATTCAGAATAATTTTTGTCTTTCAGGATATTTTGGATTGGAAGAATGCACGTCCTTTTTTCTACTGGCGTTTGAGGCGTCTCCTTTTGGAGCAGGTGGTGAAGTATGAGATTCTCCAGGCCAACAAAGATCTCTGTGATGGACATATGCAGTCGATGTTGCGCCGCTGGTTTGTTGAAACGGAGGGAACAGTCAAGGTTGGTGACTGCAGCATCTGTATT
This sequence is a window from Hippocampus zosterae strain Florida chromosome 6, ASM2543408v3, whole genome shotgun sequence. Protein-coding genes within it:
- the acacb gene encoding acetyl-CoA carboxylase isoform X2, with protein sequence MFVFALLGIILWIFFHLRKINSTKVTMPEKGEESPSGDSPSLLEEDVPAVHSYLPGQQCASTQPVEKTLQDHSSSAALHVKEQQQQSPLTTQKPSTSNEPMLRSGPRARERLMFILGASEDNSSDEELLAAKPPSGASQPSTSAARSSRQQISPEVSRPNSSGMKPSMSGPHLVKKGREHRKMDLHRDFTVASPAEFVTRFGGNRVIEKVLIANNGIAAVKCMRSIRRWSYEMFRNERTIRFVVMVTPEDLKANAEYIKMADHYVPVPGGPNNNNYANVELIVDIAKRIPVQAVWAGWGHASENPKLPELLNKAGISFLGPSSKAMWALGDKVASSIVAQSADIPTLPWSGSGLKVDWREADQSPGNVISVPPDVYTQGCVVDVDHGLAEAERIGYPVVIKASEGGGGKGIRKVESADDFPSSFRHVQTEVPGSPIFIMQMAQHARHLEVQILADEYGNAISLFGRDCSIQRRHQKIIEEAPATIAAPSTFEQMEQYAVRLAKMVGYVSAGTVEYLFSEDGSFHFLELNPRLQVEHPCTEMIADVNLPAAQLQIAMGIPLYRIKDIRLLYGETAWGDNMINFETRDCAPSPRGHVIAARITSENPDEGFKPSSGTVQELNFRSSKNVWGYFSVGATGGLHEFADSQFGHCFSWGENREEAISNMVVAMKELSIRGDFRTTVEYLIKLLETESFRNNDIDTSWLDHLIAEKVQAERPDTMLGVVCGALHVADASFRKSMSDFLHSLERGQVLPAASLLNSVSVDLIYEGVKFCLKVARQSPTTYVIIMNGSNIEIDVHRLSDGGLLLSYDGSSHTTYMKEELDRYRITVGNKTCVFDKENDPSVLRSPSAGKLLQYVVADGDHICSGETYAEIEVMKMVMTLTVQQTGHVHFVKRPGAVLESGCVIAHMNLDDPGCIHRVELNTATLPPQHPLPIVGEKLHQVFHSVLENLVKVMDGYCLEEPYFSTKLKQWVATLMKTLRDPSLPLLELQEIMTSVAGRIPLGVEKDIRKVMAQYASNITSVLCQFPSQRIANILDSHAATLQRKADREVFFINTQSIVQLVQRYRSGIRGYMKSVVLDLLKRYLQVEMQFQQAHYDKCVINLREQYKPDMSPVLEYIFSHAQVFKKNILVTMLIDQLCGRDPTLADELMVILNELTQLSKMENSKVALRARQVLIASHLPSYELRHNQVESIFLSAIDMYGHQFCPENLKKLILSETSIFDVLPNFFYHSNQVVCMAALEVYVRRAYIAYELNSIQHHQLRDGTCAVDFQFMLPSSHPNRVPVPVNASGQLKMRRQSSDLFLEGALSPPCQRMGAMVAFQCFDDFKRNFDEILCSFAEPLLENQTFLESCSSFYEEDNFKNTGENPIHIINVSIKRADIEDDDALVIAFTSFAQSKRSSLFEYGIRRITFLVAQKREFPKFFTFRARDGFQEDRIYRNLEPALAFQLELNRMRNFDLTAVPCANHKMHLYLGAARVQEGAEVTDYRFFIRAIIRHSDLITKEASFEYLQNEGERLLLEAMDELEVAFSNTNVRTDCNHIFLNFVPTVIMDPSKIEESVRFMVMRYGSRLWKLRVLQAELKINIRLTPTGLAIPIRLFLTNESGYYLDISLYKEVTDPGSGQIMFQSYGDKQGPLQGMLINTPYVTKDLLQAKRFQAQTLGTTYVYDFPEMFKQALFKQWGTEDKYPKDMLMCTELVLDPQGRLVQLNRLPGDNDVGIVAFKMKMKTPEYPEGRDIVVICNDITHMIGSFGPQEDELFLRASELARAEGIPRIYIAANSGARIGLAEEIRHMFQVAWIDPTDPYKGFKYLYLTPQDYTRISATNSVHCHHVEEGGESRYIITDIIGKDEGLGVENLRGSGTIAGESSQAYEEIITISMVTCRAIGIGAYLVRLGQRVIQVENSHIILTGASALNKVLGREVYTSNNQLGGIQIMHNNGVTHTTVPDDFEGVVTILQWLSYMPKNNSSAVPVIPTTDPVDREIDFTPTKAPYDPRWMLVGRPHPMVKGAWQSGFFDHGSFMEIMGSWAQTVVVGRARLGGIPLGVIAVETRTVELTVPADPANLDSESKVLQQAGQVWFPDSAFKTAQAICDFNRERLPLMVFANWRGFSGGMKDMYDQVLKYGAYIVDALRGFHQPVLVYIPPHAELRGGSWVVIDPTINPLCMELYADRESRGGVLEGEGTVEIKFRKKDLLKAMRRLDNVYAGLVEKLASLDLPEKQCRELEAKLKAREEFLLPIYHQVAVQFVDLHDTPGRMQEKGVITDILDWKNARPFFYWRLRRLLLEQVVKYEILQANKDLCDGHMQSMLRRWFVETEGTVKAYLWDNNQAVVEWLERHWSKDDGTRSAIRENIKYLKRENALKHIRSLVESNPDVAMDCIIHMSQNITASQKAKLSHLLATMDNSNTS